A DNA window from Porphyromonas gingivalis ATCC 33277 contains the following coding sequences:
- a CDS encoding IS5 family transposase codes for MAYQSKNTDEHVTFADALLSKRYRKAQNDFLNQVDTLIDWRPIRTLINKKYTKRQNAIGAPAYDVILLFKMLLLETWYNLSDCALEERINDSITFSRFLGLKMEEVSPDHSTISRFRSALTELGLMDKLLAQFNKQLSRHHISVREGVLVDASLVETPHKPNGSITIEVADDREDNRSEEEKEAEEDYQKQVVRRRKGTDEEARWVYKQKRYHYGYKKHCPANVQGIVQKVITTAANRSDTKEFIALLQGANIPQGTAVLADKGYACGENRSYLQAHHLQDGIMHKAQRNRALTEEEKQRNKAIGPIRSTIERTFGSIRRWFHGGRCRYRGLAKTHTQNILESIAFNLYRTPGIIMSSSLR; via the coding sequence ATGGCATACCAATCCAAGAATACCGATGAGCATGTAACATTTGCAGACGCACTCCTTTCAAAGCGTTATCGCAAAGCACAAAACGACTTCCTCAATCAGGTTGACACGCTTATCGATTGGCGTCCGATCAGGACGCTGATCAACAAGAAATACACGAAGCGACAAAATGCCATCGGCGCCCCGGCTTATGACGTGATTCTCTTATTCAAGATGTTGCTTTTGGAGACATGGTACAACCTCAGTGATTGTGCTTTGGAGGAGCGCATCAATGATTCAATCACCTTTTCCCGATTCTTGGGACTGAAGATGGAAGAGGTATCTCCCGACCACAGCACCATCAGTCGATTTCGTTCGGCACTGACAGAGTTGGGTCTCATGGACAAACTGTTGGCGCAGTTTAACAAACAACTTTCCCGCCATCACATTTCGGTAAGGGAAGGGGTGCTTGTCGATGCAAGCCTTGTGGAGACGCCGCATAAACCCAACGGAAGCATTACGATTGAAGTCGCAGACGACAGAGAAGACAATCGGAGCGAGGAGGAAAAAGAGGCAGAGGAGGATTATCAAAAACAGGTTGTCCGCCGGCGTAAAGGGACGGATGAAGAAGCCCGTTGGGTGTACAAACAAAAGCGTTATCACTACGGATACAAAAAGCATTGTCCGGCCAATGTTCAAGGCATTGTTCAAAAGGTGATAACGACAGCAGCGAACCGCAGTGACACGAAGGAGTTTATTGCGCTATTGCAGGGTGCAAACATACCTCAAGGCACAGCCGTCTTGGCGGACAAAGGATATGCTTGCGGGGAAAATCGTTCCTACCTGCAAGCCCATCACCTTCAAGACGGCATCATGCACAAGGCACAACGCAACAGGGCATTGACCGAGGAAGAGAAGCAACGAAACAAAGCAATCGGTCCGATACGGAGCACCATCGAACGCACCTTTGGCAGTATTCGCCGGTGGTTTCATGGCGGACGATGTCGATACCGGGGACTTGCCAAGACCCATACTCAAAACATTCTTGAAAGCATCGCCTTTAATTTATACAGAACGCCGGGGATAATTATGTCCTCATCTCTAAGATAA
- a CDS encoding MBL fold metallo-hydrolase: MRCILLGSGTSTGVPEVGCHCRVCRSKDRHDKRTRTSLLIITDAGKRILIDCSPDFRQQALFAGIDSLDAVLLTHEHFDHIGGLDDLRTICWHRELAVYAEQNVLDSIRDRLHYVFRKNPYPGTPLLKLCEVKPDMPFQVADLTVEPLRIMHGRLPILGYKIGKMAFLTDMKDIAAEEIECLKSCRLLFINGLRYRKEHPSHQTIEQAINTIGQIGNPESVLIHLSHHAPLHQEHLEILPPHIHSGYDGLEAIIDEKGIRIKDFEPHVSRSEYHYQDCGRIGYESALTLQRKLFHDAVADKMENREPQNTLLFCEHEPVLTLGKHGHEENLLLSESELKSRDIRLFHIERGGDITYHGPGQITGYPIFDLEQYGIGLRTYIEMLEQCIIDLIAIFGLKGERSAGASGVWLDPDIPGRARKICAIGVKSSRHITMHGFALNVNTDLDYFKLINPCGFSDRGVTSISRELGREQDFILVKQQLEAVFRRNFGAL; the protein is encoded by the coding sequence ATGCGTTGCATATTATTAGGCTCAGGCACCAGCACCGGCGTCCCCGAAGTCGGCTGTCATTGTAGGGTATGTCGTAGCAAAGACAGGCATGACAAGCGCACCCGTACTTCTCTTCTTATAATCACGGATGCAGGGAAACGAATCCTCATCGACTGCAGCCCGGACTTTCGCCAACAAGCTCTGTTTGCCGGCATCGATTCGCTCGATGCCGTTTTGCTGACTCACGAACATTTTGACCACATCGGTGGACTCGACGATCTGCGCACCATCTGTTGGCATCGCGAACTTGCTGTCTATGCTGAACAGAATGTATTGGACTCCATACGCGACAGGCTGCACTATGTATTCCGCAAAAATCCTTATCCGGGCACTCCTCTACTGAAACTATGCGAAGTAAAACCCGATATGCCGTTTCAAGTGGCAGACCTGACGGTAGAGCCTCTTCGAATAATGCATGGCAGGTTGCCGATACTCGGATATAAAATAGGAAAGATGGCTTTCCTTACCGATATGAAGGATATAGCAGCAGAAGAAATCGAGTGCCTGAAAAGCTGTCGACTTCTTTTTATCAACGGGCTTCGCTACCGAAAGGAACATCCTTCGCACCAGACCATAGAGCAAGCTATTAACACAATAGGACAAATCGGTAATCCGGAAAGTGTCCTGATTCACCTCTCCCACCATGCACCCCTGCATCAGGAACATTTGGAAATTCTTCCTCCACATATCCATTCGGGATATGATGGCCTGGAAGCTATAATCGACGAAAAGGGGATAAGAATAAAAGACTTCGAACCGCATGTTTCCCGTTCGGAATACCATTATCAGGACTGCGGACGCATCGGTTACGAATCGGCACTGACCCTGCAACGCAAGCTCTTCCATGATGCTGTAGCAGACAAAATGGAAAACAGGGAACCGCAAAATACGCTGCTCTTCTGTGAGCATGAACCGGTTCTAACCTTGGGCAAACACGGTCATGAAGAAAATCTGTTGCTGTCCGAGTCCGAGCTGAAAAGTCGCGACATCCGACTATTTCATATAGAACGAGGAGGGGATATCACCTACCACGGGCCGGGACAAATTACGGGATACCCCATATTCGATCTCGAACAATACGGTATCGGCTTACGCACCTATATCGAAATGCTTGAGCAGTGTATCATCGATCTCATTGCCATATTCGGTCTGAAAGGCGAACGTTCGGCCGGAGCATCCGGCGTATGGCTGGATCCCGATATACCGGGGCGTGCTCGCAAAATCTGCGCGATAGGGGTGAAAAGCAGTCGGCACATAACGATGCATGGCTTTGCCCTCAATGTCAATACGGATCTCGATTACTTCAAACTGATCAACCCCTGTGGATTCTCGGATAGAGGGGTGACTTCTATCAGTCGTGAACTTGGACGCGAGCAGGATTTTATCCTCGTCAAGCAACAACTCGAAGCTGTTTTCCGACGCAATTTCGGCGCTTTATAG
- the murB gene encoding UDP-N-acetylmuramate dehydrogenase produces MDIRQDYPLSKRNTFGIAARTDWWIDYTCDADIDRLVKDEFFQECRVQTIGEGSNLLFLANFHGILLHSEVKGITELHKDQDSILLRVGSGMVWDDFVAYAVENNYYGIENLSLIPGQVGASAVQNIGAYGVEVSQLIEAVHARHYRTGESRVFRNEDCRYAYRYSIFKEPDYAEWAIMYVDYRLRLRPSFSLEYKALAKVLEEERITPTLQSIRDTVIRIRNSKLPDPATIGNAGSFFVNPVVSAEKFNTLQTEYPSIPSYPQPDGSVKVPAGWLIEQCGYKGHRSGAVGVYEHQALVLVNYGGATGTQVGALAEEIIGNVRQKFGITLHPEVKYIL; encoded by the coding sequence ATGGACATCAGACAAGACTATCCACTCTCCAAGCGCAATACATTCGGTATTGCAGCCCGGACAGATTGGTGGATCGACTACACATGCGACGCCGATATTGATCGGTTGGTGAAAGACGAATTCTTTCAAGAATGTCGCGTACAAACTATTGGCGAGGGGAGCAATCTGCTCTTCCTCGCTAATTTTCATGGTATACTGCTTCATTCCGAAGTAAAGGGTATCACCGAACTGCACAAGGATCAGGACAGCATTCTTTTGCGTGTAGGGTCGGGTATGGTATGGGACGACTTCGTCGCTTATGCCGTAGAGAATAACTATTATGGTATAGAGAACCTCTCTCTCATTCCGGGCCAAGTGGGAGCATCGGCTGTCCAAAACATCGGAGCCTATGGAGTAGAAGTATCTCAGCTGATCGAGGCGGTTCATGCTCGTCATTACCGAACAGGAGAATCCCGTGTATTTCGCAATGAGGACTGCCGATACGCGTACAGATACAGTATCTTCAAAGAACCGGACTATGCCGAATGGGCTATTATGTATGTGGACTATCGTCTACGTCTGAGGCCCTCTTTTTCACTTGAATACAAAGCCTTGGCCAAGGTTTTGGAAGAAGAACGAATCACCCCTACCCTACAATCGATTCGAGATACGGTCATACGCATCCGCAATTCCAAATTGCCCGATCCGGCCACAATAGGCAATGCGGGCAGCTTCTTCGTAAATCCGGTGGTATCCGCCGAGAAATTCAATACCCTGCAAACCGAATATCCCTCCATACCAAGCTATCCCCAACCGGATGGCAGCGTGAAAGTTCCGGCCGGATGGCTGATCGAGCAATGCGGATACAAAGGGCATCGCTCCGGTGCAGTAGGTGTCTATGAGCATCAGGCTTTGGTCTTGGTGAACTATGGCGGAGCTACGGGCACTCAGGTGGGAGCTTTGGCAGAAGAGATCATAGGCAATGTCCGACAGAAATTCGGAATCACTCTCCATCCGGAGGTCAAATACATTTTATAA
- a CDS encoding LexA family protein, which translates to MIDLFQIDTGSSLLLPFADEGIRAGFPSPAQDYMDIAIDLNHELITHPYSTFYGRVKGNSMEDAHVFDGDILVIDKSLEARDGDMAVCFLDGEFTLKTIRIKSEEILLEPANPDYPTIHVSADNDFVIWGIVTYCIHKTRR; encoded by the coding sequence ATGATAGATTTATTTCAGATCGATACAGGATCTTCTCTGCTTCTACCATTCGCAGATGAAGGTATTCGCGCAGGATTTCCCTCTCCTGCACAGGACTATATGGATATTGCCATTGACCTGAATCATGAGTTGATAACTCACCCATACAGCACGTTCTACGGAAGGGTAAAGGGCAATTCAATGGAAGATGCCCATGTGTTCGACGGCGATATTCTTGTTATAGACAAGTCCCTTGAAGCGCGGGATGGCGATATGGCTGTCTGCTTTTTGGATGGAGAATTTACCCTGAAAACAATCCGCATCAAATCGGAAGAGATTCTACTCGAACCGGCCAACCCCGACTATCCTACCATACATGTATCGGCAGACAACGATTTCGTCATCTGGGGCATCGTAACCTATTGTATTCACAAAACAAGAAGATGA
- a CDS encoding Y-family DNA polymerase, producing MYALLDCNNFFVSCERVFDPSLRNRPVVVLSNNDGCIIARSNEAKALGIGMGQPFFKVQDLIRRHNVAFFSSNFILYGDMSRRIMSLVSELAPRMSIYSIDECFMDLRGVKDYMSLCHMIVDRVRQCTGIPVSIGVADTMTLSKVADKYAKRYAGYKGVCAIDSEEKRRKALQMFDVSDVWGIGRRLSRKLYYYGINTAADFASMREGRVYHLAGTSGVRTWQELRGEACIEMKLPQPRQSVCTTRSFGHPCRDFDSLLRHLAVFADSCCTKIREEKSRARRLSIFISCSRFDQENDYSGRNEMLLPVATSDPSELIPKIRTLLQEIYRPNLPYKQAGVILSDLVAEAYQLNLFDPIDRMRQERFLSSVDAIRQRFGRDSLTVATQETEAIASVSSIKHRSRRYTTDMNEVIDVVLPDQRKSGEKNRRPTAGKEKPIERPLANTDCKPPIIRL from the coding sequence ATGTATGCCCTCTTAGACTGCAACAACTTCTTCGTCAGTTGCGAAAGGGTGTTCGACCCCTCGCTCCGAAACAGGCCGGTCGTTGTCCTCTCCAATAACGATGGTTGTATCATCGCTCGCAGCAATGAAGCCAAAGCATTGGGGATAGGGATGGGACAACCTTTCTTCAAGGTGCAGGACTTGATTCGTCGGCACAATGTGGCATTCTTCAGCTCGAACTTCATTCTCTACGGCGATATGTCCCGACGAATCATGTCGCTTGTATCGGAACTTGCACCTCGGATGTCGATCTATTCGATAGACGAGTGTTTCATGGATTTGAGAGGAGTGAAAGATTATATGTCGCTATGCCACATGATAGTCGATAGAGTCCGCCAATGTACGGGTATACCGGTAAGTATAGGTGTAGCCGATACGATGACCCTGTCCAAAGTGGCAGACAAATATGCCAAGAGGTATGCAGGTTACAAGGGCGTATGCGCCATAGACTCCGAAGAAAAGAGGAGAAAGGCTCTGCAAATGTTCGATGTAAGCGATGTATGGGGAATAGGGCGCAGACTATCTCGCAAGCTATACTATTATGGTATCAATACGGCAGCCGACTTTGCTTCGATGAGAGAAGGTCGGGTATATCATTTGGCCGGCACTTCGGGCGTCAGGACATGGCAGGAGCTTAGGGGCGAAGCCTGCATAGAGATGAAATTGCCACAGCCTCGCCAAAGTGTCTGCACCACGCGCTCTTTCGGCCATCCATGCCGAGATTTTGACTCCCTTCTCAGGCATTTGGCTGTTTTCGCCGATAGTTGCTGTACGAAGATACGTGAAGAAAAAAGCAGGGCACGCCGTTTGAGTATCTTTATAAGCTGTAGCCGATTTGATCAGGAGAACGACTATTCCGGCCGGAATGAGATGCTCCTTCCCGTAGCTACTTCTGACCCTTCAGAACTGATCCCAAAGATTCGCACCCTGCTACAAGAGATTTATCGGCCAAATCTGCCCTACAAACAGGCAGGAGTGATCTTGTCCGACTTGGTAGCGGAGGCCTATCAGCTCAATCTTTTCGACCCGATCGATCGCATGCGGCAGGAGCGTTTCTTATCCTCTGTGGATGCGATCCGCCAGCGTTTCGGAAGAGATAGTCTGACCGTTGCTACCCAAGAAACAGAAGCTATAGCATCTGTCTCTTCGATCAAGCATCGTTCGCGCAGATATACGACCGATATGAACGAGGTCATAGATGTCGTTCTGCCCGATCAGCGAAAAAGCGGAGAAAAAAATCGACGACCAACAGCCGGTAAGGAGAAGCCGATCGAGAGACCTCTTGCAAATACCGACTGCAAACCGCCGATTATACGATTATAA
- the lpxZ gene encoding lipid A deacylase, whose protein sequence is MRFSAIIIALIVMLPAVLSGQHYYSMAGERPETDSIRPNELSASIRSTLFFRNNEYNARSVKGYTLPGARVSAFASYSLPAAHGVKLSLGVSTLNYWGASRYPAGIAYSDLPYWTDYNDYVRLRILPYVQAMLKPTATTALMLGNIAGGTAHGLIEPIYNPELDLTADPEAGVQFRGDWTRFRMDVWVNWMSMIFKNDNHQESFVFGLSTTSKLLSGEGKWRLELPLQAIATHRGGEYNWAQQDTVHTWVNGAVGLKLSYCPRTDKPMQIWGSAYGVAALSSGGYFPYERGWGGYLSLGMDLEHFAFRTDYWYGRHYVSPFAAPFANSLTYDKQPLTNGWGDYIRLYADYSWRMARSVSLAAVARVWFQPSDRFAMSHALELTMRIDPNFPIAFLKGNH, encoded by the coding sequence ATGAGATTCTCTGCCATTATTATCGCTTTGATTGTGATGCTGCCTGCTGTGCTTAGCGGGCAGCATTATTATTCCATGGCGGGAGAGCGACCGGAGACGGACAGCATTCGTCCGAACGAACTCTCGGCATCGATCCGAAGTACGCTTTTCTTTCGGAACAATGAATACAATGCACGTTCGGTCAAAGGTTATACGTTGCCGGGTGCACGGGTTTCCGCTTTTGCCTCTTACTCGCTGCCGGCAGCACATGGTGTGAAGCTTTCGCTCGGAGTATCTACCCTGAACTACTGGGGGGCAAGTCGCTATCCGGCCGGTATCGCTTATTCCGATTTACCTTATTGGACGGACTATAACGACTATGTACGCTTGCGTATCCTGCCTTATGTACAGGCCATGCTGAAGCCGACGGCCACGACTGCTCTCATGCTGGGCAATATAGCCGGTGGTACGGCTCACGGACTGATCGAACCGATCTACAATCCTGAGTTGGATTTGACGGCTGATCCTGAAGCCGGTGTGCAATTTCGGGGTGATTGGACACGTTTCCGAATGGATGTTTGGGTCAATTGGATGAGCATGATTTTCAAAAATGACAATCATCAGGAGTCGTTTGTCTTTGGCTTGTCCACTACTTCCAAATTGTTATCGGGTGAAGGCAAATGGCGACTCGAACTGCCCTTGCAGGCTATTGCCACGCATCGCGGCGGGGAATACAACTGGGCGCAGCAGGATACCGTGCATACATGGGTCAATGGAGCTGTCGGACTTAAGCTTTCGTATTGCCCTCGTACCGACAAACCCATGCAGATTTGGGGATCTGCTTATGGTGTGGCAGCCTTGTCAAGCGGAGGATACTTTCCTTACGAAAGAGGGTGGGGCGGTTATCTTTCTCTCGGAATGGACTTGGAGCACTTCGCTTTTCGTACCGACTATTGGTACGGCAGGCATTACGTTTCTCCCTTTGCTGCACCTTTCGCCAATTCCCTGACGTATGACAAACAGCCTCTTACGAACGGTTGGGGCGATTATATTCGTCTCTATGCCGACTATTCGTGGCGGATGGCACGAAGTGTTTCGTTGGCGGCTGTTGCTCGGGTATGGTTCCAGCCTTCGGATCGTTTTGCGATGAGCCACGCCTTGGAACTGACGATGCGTATCGATCCCAATTTCCCGATAGCTTTTCTGAAAGGCAATCATTGA
- a CDS encoding L-lactate permease, whose protein sequence is MDVILSILPIVLLIVLMLGLRMAGDKSAVLALVCAALVALFAAPALGFAPTDFTQTGVGWAFVEGALKAIFPILIIILMAIYSYNVLLESGKIEIIKKQFTGISQDKSIQVLLLVWGFGGLLEGMAGFGTAVAIPAAILISLGFKPGFSALVSLIANSVATGFGAVGVPVTTLANEIAANGVATAGEIQAISAHVVLQLSVLMFIIPYIILFLTDRSAKSQPKNIILALLVGGVSLAVQYASARYLGAETPAIFGSIVAIIVIITFAKLTAKKAADTSVAPEKYSGKQIFEAWSVYLFILFFIVLASPVSGPVSDFLKSNLVSKIALPIYHDGKTFNFGWLSNAGLMLFLGAFIGGLVQGVSAGKLFAILGKTIIGLRKSGVTIISLVAMSAIMTYSGMILVIATALAEATGTLYPLFAPLIGAVGTFVTGSDTSSNILFGKLQAGVAHQIGVDTQWLAAANTAGATGGKIISPQSIAIATASCNQQGEEGSILRSAIPYALFYVVVVGLMVYFLA, encoded by the coding sequence ATGGATGTTATTCTCTCGATTCTACCCATCGTTCTCCTCATCGTTTTGATGCTTGGGCTTAGGATGGCGGGTGACAAGAGTGCTGTTCTGGCACTTGTTTGTGCAGCATTGGTAGCTTTATTCGCAGCTCCTGCCCTCGGATTTGCCCCTACAGATTTTACCCAGACAGGTGTCGGATGGGCTTTTGTGGAAGGTGCCCTCAAGGCTATCTTCCCTATTTTGATTATCATTTTGATGGCTATATACAGCTATAATGTACTACTCGAATCCGGTAAAATCGAGATCATCAAGAAACAATTTACCGGCATAAGCCAGGACAAAAGCATCCAAGTCCTATTGCTTGTATGGGGATTCGGAGGTCTCCTTGAAGGAATGGCCGGTTTTGGTACGGCAGTAGCTATACCGGCAGCCATCCTTATCAGTCTGGGATTTAAACCCGGGTTCTCCGCATTGGTCAGTCTGATAGCCAATAGTGTAGCTACGGGTTTCGGTGCAGTAGGAGTACCTGTAACGACATTGGCCAATGAGATAGCGGCCAACGGTGTGGCCACAGCTGGAGAGATTCAGGCCATCAGTGCACACGTTGTACTCCAACTTTCTGTACTGATGTTCATCATTCCATACATCATTCTTTTCCTGACGGACAGGAGTGCCAAGAGCCAGCCCAAGAATATCATTCTTGCCTTGCTGGTAGGAGGTGTTTCTTTGGCAGTGCAGTATGCTTCGGCACGCTATCTGGGAGCAGAAACGCCGGCTATATTCGGTAGTATTGTCGCTATTATCGTCATTATCACCTTTGCCAAATTGACGGCCAAGAAAGCTGCAGATACGTCTGTGGCTCCTGAGAAGTACAGCGGCAAGCAGATTTTCGAAGCATGGAGCGTCTATCTCTTTATTCTATTCTTCATTGTGCTGGCCAGCCCGGTGAGTGGTCCCGTAAGCGATTTCCTCAAGTCCAATCTGGTATCAAAAATAGCTCTGCCTATCTACCATGATGGTAAGACGTTCAATTTCGGCTGGCTTAGCAATGCCGGTCTTATGCTCTTCCTCGGAGCTTTTATCGGAGGCTTGGTACAGGGAGTTTCAGCCGGAAAGCTATTCGCCATTTTGGGGAAAACCATTATCGGGCTGAGGAAAAGCGGTGTCACCATCATCAGTCTTGTAGCAATGAGTGCCATCATGACTTATAGCGGAATGATACTTGTCATCGCTACGGCATTGGCCGAGGCCACCGGAACGCTCTATCCCCTGTTTGCTCCGCTCATAGGTGCCGTAGGAACCTTTGTCACAGGTAGCGATACTTCGTCCAATATCCTCTTCGGCAAGTTGCAGGCAGGAGTAGCTCATCAGATCGGTGTGGATACCCAGTGGCTGGCTGCAGCCAATACGGCAGGAGCTACGGGTGGAAAGATCATTTCGCCACAGAGCATTGCCATTGCTACGGCATCTTGCAACCAACAGGGCGAGGAAGGCAGCATCCTCCGTTCTGCCATTCCTTATGCTCTCTTCTATGTGGTGGTCGTAGGTCTGATGGTTTACTTCCTGGCCTAA
- a CDS encoding NfeD family protein, with product MLFESITPVQWWLIAGILLFVFEIFTPGFFLACFGMGAFAAIIPAALGLSIVWQTVFFIVASLLSLFLLRPFMQKRAQKALPHVSTGADALVGRKVLVTETIDPTTDKGRVAVDGDVWTARSLTGEVIEKGMRVEIVSYESIVLNVVVLGNDKQ from the coding sequence ATGTTATTCGAATCGATTACCCCTGTGCAATGGTGGCTGATAGCAGGTATCCTGCTCTTTGTTTTTGAGATTTTTACCCCGGGTTTCTTCTTGGCTTGTTTCGGTATGGGAGCTTTTGCTGCCATTATACCGGCGGCCTTGGGGTTGTCTATTGTGTGGCAGACCGTTTTTTTTATCGTGGCTTCGCTGCTCTCGCTCTTCCTGCTCAGACCTTTTATGCAGAAGAGGGCACAGAAGGCTCTGCCGCATGTGTCCACGGGAGCGGATGCCCTTGTAGGGCGGAAAGTGCTGGTGACGGAAACCATAGATCCGACGACGGACAAAGGACGCGTGGCTGTGGATGGAGATGTTTGGACGGCTCGCTCACTGACAGGGGAGGTGATAGAAAAGGGTATGCGTGTGGAAATCGTATCTTACGAAAGCATTGTCCTGAATGTAGTGGTTCTTGGCAACGACAAACAATAA
- a CDS encoding SPFH domain-containing protein yields MTATGFILAALIILVIAIIANGLKIVQQSETMIIERLGKYYRTLSSGVSIIIPFIDKPRPIRKRIAYTLPSGQNVVQFKDDTRIDLRETVYDFARQSVITRDNVVTEINAILYFQIVDPMRAMYEISNLPDAIEKLTQTSLRNVIGEMDLDQTLTSRDTINSKLREILDEATNKWGVKVNRVELQDINPPRDIRDAMEKQMRAERDKRAQILQAEGQREALIRESEGKMQESINHAEGEKQAKILRAKAEAEAKILVAKAEAEAIRQISEAVAGSGANPTQYLIAMQYIETLKDINKGDQTKTVYLPFEATGMLGALGGMKDLVKG; encoded by the coding sequence ATGACAGCAACAGGATTTATCCTTGCGGCTCTGATCATTCTTGTGATAGCCATTATTGCCAATGGCTTGAAGATCGTGCAGCAGTCCGAGACGATGATCATCGAACGACTTGGCAAGTACTATCGTACGCTTAGTTCGGGAGTCAGTATCATCATCCCCTTTATCGACAAACCCCGTCCCATACGCAAGCGCATCGCTTATACACTACCCTCCGGACAGAATGTGGTGCAGTTCAAGGACGATACCCGTATCGACCTACGCGAAACGGTGTACGACTTTGCTCGCCAGAGTGTGATCACGCGTGACAATGTGGTGACGGAGATCAATGCTATTCTCTATTTCCAGATCGTGGATCCCATGCGTGCCATGTATGAGATTTCCAATTTGCCGGATGCCATCGAGAAGCTGACTCAGACAAGTCTGCGTAACGTGATCGGGGAGATGGATTTGGATCAGACGCTGACCAGTCGCGATACCATCAACAGCAAGCTGCGCGAAATCCTCGACGAAGCCACCAACAAATGGGGCGTGAAGGTAAACCGTGTGGAGCTGCAGGACATCAATCCTCCGCGTGATATTCGTGATGCCATGGAGAAGCAGATGCGTGCCGAGCGTGACAAGCGTGCTCAAATCCTCCAGGCCGAAGGACAGCGAGAGGCTTTGATACGCGAATCGGAGGGTAAGATGCAGGAGTCCATCAACCACGCTGAGGGAGAGAAGCAGGCCAAGATTCTCAGAGCCAAAGCTGAGGCAGAGGCTAAGATATTGGTGGCCAAGGCAGAGGCCGAAGCTATCCGCCAGATCAGCGAAGCAGTAGCCGGTAGTGGTGCCAATCCGACCCAATACCTCATCGCCATGCAGTATATCGAAACGCTCAAGGACATCAACAAGGGCGATCAGACCAAGACCGTTTACCTCCCGTTCGAGGCTACCGGTATGCTCGGTGCCTTGGGCGGTATGAAGGATTTGGTGAAAGGATGA
- a CDS encoding SPOR domain-containing protein gives MNKMVVLAAAIGMTVAFGSCKSKQSAYRQAYEQAKEREIAQAEDKDMETRPIVSKPATNVQIRQEKLSAYSGEDASRLDRFSVVVGSFRNATNARSLKERLESEGYTPILAENEQGMLRVIVASFPSREEAIAAREAVKERYAPNFQDAWLLERAN, from the coding sequence ATGAATAAGATGGTTGTTTTGGCAGCCGCCATAGGTATGACGGTTGCATTCGGCTCATGCAAATCCAAGCAAAGTGCCTACCGCCAAGCTTACGAGCAGGCCAAAGAACGTGAGATTGCCCAAGCTGAAGACAAGGATATGGAAACTCGTCCGATAGTTTCTAAACCGGCTACCAATGTACAAATCCGTCAAGAAAAGCTCTCTGCTTACAGTGGGGAAGATGCTTCTCGATTGGATCGGTTCAGTGTAGTGGTAGGCAGCTTCCGCAATGCAACGAATGCTCGTTCTCTGAAAGAACGCTTGGAATCTGAAGGTTATACCCCTATTTTGGCAGAAAACGAACAGGGGATGCTACGTGTAATCGTAGCCAGCTTCCCTTCACGCGAAGAGGCCATCGCTGCCCGTGAGGCCGTCAAGGAACGCTATGCCCCGAATTTTCAGGATGCATGGCTGCTTGAGCGTGCTAACTAA